Proteins encoded together in one Canis aureus isolate CA01 chromosome 21, VMU_Caureus_v.1.0, whole genome shotgun sequence window:
- the ZNF408 gene encoding zinc finger protein 408, with the protein MAVSGRSGIEDAHFRRKEAFLEGMEEAEELLSKGERLRLAPDPRLGLDLGWIPSGQGCAQGLKDFPPEPTRAVLALQSLPRGLALGPSFAEEQRLGVWCVGEPLQPGLLWGPLEEESVPEQKDEGVKPRRKEDVSLGPWGDVCACEQSSGWISLVQRSRLESEGNVAPVRISEKLHLQVYRIILPGFELLLWPQPPSDGLSHTQPRLEEEAAMAVLTEVDSVVQQEVDSPGEDATEPWTDPGHQSPPSIQAESMVGPGLKPQTQDQLSKETQLLGPLPQDGSMDEEDPAQTQMPPESQSSSATQQGTESSEASSSFSARDNQLRAYVVKKLRGPSGQCPPREMTSEPRAQQAGEQQQPGFPACLRSPPGPAGSSPKQRRRYRCGECGKAFLQLCHLKKHAFVHTGHKPFLCTECGKSYSSEESFKAHMLGHRGVRPFPCPQCDKAYGTRRDLKEHQVVHSGARPFACDQCGKAFARRPSLRLHRKTHQVPAPPAPCPCPVCGRPLANQGSLRNHMRLHTGEKPFLCPHCGRAFRQRGNLRGHLRLHTGERPYHCPHCADAFPQLPELRRHLISHTGEAYLCPVCGKALRDPHTLRAHERLHSGERPFPCPQCGRAYTLATKLRRHLKSHLADKPYRCPTCGMGYTLPQSLKRHQLSHQPGVPTSPPSSPPSVPPAVSEPTVVLLQTEPELLDACREQDVSPTQDVFEVTISESQDKCFVVPEEPGPTSSLVFIHKDMGFSAWAEVVEVETGT; encoded by the exons ATGGCTGTTTCCGGGAGGAGCGGAATAGAAGACGCTCACTTCCGGCGGAAGGAGGCTTTTCTGGAGGGGATGGAGGAGGCGGAGGAGTTGCTTTCCAAGGGCGAGAGACTGCGGTTGG CCCCCGACCCACGCCTGGGCCTGGACTTGGGATGGATCCCCTCTGGACAAGGCTGTGCTCAGGGCCTCAAAGACTTCCCGCCCGAGCCGACCCGGGCCGTCCTCGCTCTGCAGAGCCTCCCCCGGGGCTTGGCCCTTGGCCCTTCATTCGCCGAGGAGCAGCGCTTGGGAGTCTGGTGTGTCGGGGAGCCCCTGCAGCCGGGACTGCTCTGGGGGCCGCTGGAAGAGGAGTCCGTCCCCGAGCAGAAGGACGAAGGAGTGAAGCCACGGCGGAAGGAG GACGTGTCACTAGGCCCATGGGGAGACGTGTGTGCTTGTGAGCAGAGTTCAGGCTGGATCAG TTTGGTGCAGCGGAGCAGGCTGGAAAGTGAGGGAAATGTGGCGCCGGTGCGGATCAGCGAGAAACTTCATCTGCAGGTGTACCGGATCATACTGCCAGGCTTTGAGTTGCTCCTGTGGCCCCAGCCTCCCTCTGATGGCCTGAGCCACACCCAGCCCAGGCTAGAAGAAGAGGCAGCCATGGCTGTGCTGACAGAAGTGGACTCTGTGGTACAGCAGGAGGTGGACTCCCCAGGGGAAGATGCAACAGAACCTTGGACAG ATCCTGGTCACCAGTCACCACCCAGCATCCAGGCAGAGAGTATGGTAGGCCCTGGACTCAAGCCCCAAACCCAGGATCAGCTTTCCAAGGAGACCCAACTGCTTGGCCCGCTCCCTCAGGATGGCAGCATGGATGAGGAGGACCCAGCCCAGACACAGATGCCACCTGAATCTCAGAGCAGCTCTGCTACCCAGCAGGGCACAGAGAGCAGTGAGGCCAGTTCCTCATTCTCTGCCAGGGACAATCAGCTACGTGCTTATGTGGTCAAGAAGTTACGTGGTCCCAGTGGTCAGTGCCCACCCAGAGAAATGACCTcggagcccagggcccagcaggctggAGAACAGCAACAACCGGGCTTCCCAGCATGCTTGAGGAGCCCTCCTGGCCCAGCAGGAAGCTCCCCAAAACAGAGGCGACGGTACCGGTGTGGGGAATGTGGTAAGGCCTTTCTACAACTGTGCCACCTGAAGAAGCACGCATTTGTGCACACGGGCCACAAACCCTTCCTTTGCACTGAGTGTGGCAAGAGCTATAGCTCAGAGGAGAGCTTCAAAGCCCATATGCTGGGCCACCGTGGGGTGCGACCCTTTCCTTGCCCACAATGTGACAAGGCCTATGGCACCCGGCGAGACCTCAAAGAGCACCAGGTGGTACATTCAGGTGCCAGGCCCTTTGCTTGTGACCAGTGTGGCAAGGCCTTCGCCCGCCGGCCTTCCCTGCGGTTGCATCGCAAGACCCACCAGGTGCCAGCGCCCCCTGCCCCGTGCCCATGCCCTGTGTGTGGCCGGCCCCTTGCCAACCAGGGCTCCCTGCGAAACCACATGCGGCTCCACACCGGGGAAAAGCCTTTCCTGTGCCCACACTGTGGCCGTGCATTCCGCCAGCGGGGCAACCTGCGTGGGCACTTGCGGCTGCACACGGGGGAGCGTCCTTACCACTGCCCTCACTGTGCTGATGCCTTTCCTCAGCTCCCTGAGCTTCGACGCCATCTTATCTCTCACACTGGGGAGGCCTACTTGTGCCCTGTGTGCGGGAAAGCCCTTCGAGACCCACACACACTGCGTGCTCATGAGCGCCTGCACTCAGGGGAGAGGCCCTTCCCATGCCCACAGTGTGGCCGTGCTTACACACTGGCTACCAAGCTGAGGCGCCACCTCAAATCCCACCTAGCTGACAAGCCCTACCGCTGTCCCACCTGTGGCATGGGCTATACCCTCCCCCAAAGCCTCAAGCGCCACCAGCTCAGTCACCAGCCTGGGGTACCCACCAGCCCACCCTCCAGCCCACCCTCCGTGCCACCCGCTGTTTCTGAGCCCACTGTAGTATTACTGCAGACTGAACCAGAACTGCTAGACGCATGCAGGGAGCAGGACGTCTCCCCAACCCAGGACGTCTTTGAGGTCACCATTTCGGAGAGCCAGGATAAGTGCTTTGTGGTGCCTGAAGAACCAGGCCCCACGTCTAGCCTGGTGTTCATCCATAAGGACATGGGTTTTAGTGCCTGGGCAGAAGTGGTGGAGGTGGAGACGGGCACCtaa